The Deltaproteobacteria bacterium genome window below encodes:
- a CDS encoding FxsA family protein, with amino-acid sequence MRSKLPLAVLAFAVLELWLLVVLGRAIGGGAVFLLVLAGGITGLSLARRHGRAALQAFQQGAVDGNVPAAVLADRAMLVVAGVAFMIPGVLSDLLALGLLLPPVRQRIAGRLHAGIEAKIRQRGVDLVRGAARRDLGDRSAVIDVDPADVREHDD; translated from the coding sequence ATGCGCTCCAAGCTCCCGCTCGCCGTGCTCGCCTTCGCCGTGCTCGAGCTGTGGTTGCTGGTCGTGCTCGGCCGCGCGATCGGGGGCGGCGCGGTGTTCCTGCTCGTGCTCGCGGGTGGCATCACGGGCCTGTCGCTCGCGCGCCGCCACGGCCGCGCCGCGCTGCAGGCATTCCAGCAGGGCGCCGTCGACGGCAACGTGCCCGCGGCGGTGCTGGCCGACCGCGCGATGTTGGTGGTCGCCGGCGTGGCGTTCATGATCCCGGGGGTGCTGAGCGACCTGCTCGCGCTGGGCCTGCTGCTGCCACCGGTGCGCCAGCGCATCGCGGGGCGCCTGCACGCCGGCATCGAGGCCAAGATCCGTCAGCGCGGCGTCGACCTCGTGCGCGGCGCGGCCCGGCGCGACCTCGGCGATCGCAGCGCGGTGATCGATGTCGATCCCGCCGACGTGCGCGAGCACGACGACTGA
- a CDS encoding serine/threonine protein kinase produces the protein MPEHEPNASEPHAELLIERFELHERLGQGAFGVTWAATERASGRAVVVKRLALRGQPDWKRFEQFEREARVLRALDHPGIPRFVDAFELEGGDACIVYERAPGETLAARIERGDRWTEPDARALLVGLLQTLAYLHSLSPRVIHRDIKPGNIVIGPDGHAMLVDFGAVRDLAGRQADGGMTVVGTAGYMPPEQAMGRADARSDLFALAATMVHALTHAHPSELIGDDLRLSFRDRTGIDAPFAKVLARMLEPDPGRRFATAKDVLAALSPEMTAIARRGRDRTAPRLTDGPRTMSPAVSAKLSGTRVFGWRGPTLGIAGVSLALVVAVATGNFVLAAALLVIGVSLGVVVARKQRARARELYVGGHTTRGRIMSAEGGSGYHNIRYVYDVDGQSYSGSVSTYDALVVGALPDRPALVVFYDPARPQDHTALFELELAALEAADD, from the coding sequence ATGCCCGAGCACGAGCCCAACGCGAGCGAGCCCCACGCCGAGCTGCTCATCGAGCGCTTCGAGCTGCACGAGCGTCTGGGCCAAGGCGCGTTCGGTGTGACGTGGGCGGCCACGGAGCGCGCGAGCGGACGCGCGGTCGTGGTCAAACGCCTGGCGCTGCGTGGGCAGCCGGACTGGAAGCGCTTCGAGCAGTTCGAGCGTGAGGCTCGGGTCCTGCGCGCGCTCGATCACCCCGGCATCCCGCGCTTCGTCGACGCGTTCGAGCTCGAAGGCGGCGACGCGTGCATCGTGTACGAACGCGCGCCCGGCGAGACCCTGGCCGCCCGCATCGAGCGCGGCGATCGTTGGACCGAGCCCGACGCACGCGCGCTGCTCGTCGGGCTGCTGCAGACGCTGGCGTACCTGCACTCGTTGTCACCGCGGGTCATCCACCGCGACATCAAGCCCGGCAACATCGTCATCGGCCCCGACGGCCACGCGATGCTGGTCGACTTCGGTGCGGTGCGAGACCTCGCCGGCCGACAGGCCGACGGCGGCATGACCGTGGTCGGCACCGCCGGCTACATGCCGCCCGAGCAAGCGATGGGGCGCGCCGATGCCCGCTCCGATCTCTTCGCGCTCGCCGCAACGATGGTGCACGCGCTCACGCATGCGCACCCATCGGAGCTCATCGGCGATGATCTGCGGCTGTCGTTCCGCGATCGCACCGGCATCGACGCTCCCTTCGCGAAGGTGTTGGCGCGCATGCTCGAGCCCGATCCCGGCAGGCGCTTCGCCACCGCCAAGGACGTGCTGGCCGCGTTGTCGCCCGAAATGACCGCGATCGCACGCCGCGGCCGCGATCGCACTGCGCCCAGGCTCACCGACGGCCCACGAACGATGAGCCCGGCGGTGAGCGCCAAGCTCTCGGGTACGCGCGTGTTCGGCTGGCGTGGCCCCACGCTGGGTATTGCGGGGGTATCGCTCGCGCTGGTGGTGGCGGTCGCGACCGGCAACTTCGTGCTCGCGGCGGCGTTGCTGGTGATCGGGGTGTCACTCGGGGTCGTGGTGGCGCGGAAGCAGCGCGCGCGAGCGCGCGAGCTCTACGTCGGCGGCCACACCACGCGCGGGCGCATCATGAGCGCGGAGGGCGGCAGCGGCTATCACAACATCCGCTACGTGTACGACGTCGACGGGCAGTCCTACTCGGGCTCGGTGAGCACCTACGACGCGCTGGTGGTGGGCGCCTTGCCCGATCGCCCCGCGTTGGTGGTCTTCTACGATCCCGCGCGACCGCAGGATCACACGGCGCTGTTCGAGCTCGAGCTCGCCGCGCTCGAGGCCGCCGACGACTGA
- a CDS encoding dihydrofolate reductase family protein gives MTDGSTSRVRVYLGCSLDGCVAGPEHDLSFLEEFTPPAEAPEGGLGFAAFIAQVGALLMGRRTYQVLLDYDAWHYGELPVFVATHHELPPAPRGGRAYAVSGPIDALVARAKAAAGGKDVCLDGGDLVRQGLDAGLVDELCLTLLPVILGRGIRLWEGLQARNDLHFDPPTMHQGAMVQVTARVVRPHARAQRPR, from the coding sequence ATGACCGACGGCTCGACGTCTCGCGTCCGAGTCTATCTCGGCTGCTCGCTCGACGGCTGTGTGGCCGGCCCGGAGCACGACCTCTCGTTCCTCGAAGAGTTCACCCCACCGGCCGAGGCGCCCGAGGGTGGGCTCGGCTTCGCGGCCTTCATCGCGCAGGTCGGCGCGCTGCTGATGGGGCGCCGCACGTATCAAGTCCTGCTCGACTACGATGCTTGGCACTACGGTGAGCTGCCGGTGTTCGTGGCGACGCACCACGAGCTGCCGCCGGCGCCCCGAGGCGGACGCGCCTACGCTGTGAGCGGGCCGATCGACGCACTCGTCGCCCGAGCGAAGGCCGCCGCCGGTGGCAAGGACGTGTGTCTCGATGGCGGCGACCTCGTGCGGCAGGGCCTCGATGCCGGGCTCGTCGACGAGCTGTGCCTGACCCTCCTGCCCGTGATCCTCGGTCGCGGCATCCGTCTCTGGGAGGGCCTGCAGGCGCGCAACGATCTGCACTTCGATCCGCCCACGATGCACCAGGGGGCGATGGTGCAGGTCACTGCGCGGGTCGTGCGACCCCACGCGCGCGCGCAACGACCACGGTGA
- the recD gene encoding exodeoxyribonuclease V subunit alpha has translation MTDVLAKLAAAGVFAPLDVALARTLGALAPGSPPAVLLGAAFASRAVAAGHVCADLRRVLARPLQDADGEPIDGVRLPTQFEWVMALGEATNAPGSLIGDGRTHTPLVFDGEARLYLRRYFAYQSLVADALRRRAAHTQVPSQPLAPLLARLFAERPDFRPDGRQREAAAVAALRDFMVLSGGPGTGKTTTLVRMLAALQTLALRGGGSPLRMALAAPTGKAAARMIETITAQLAQLDCDDDVRAAMPRTATTIHRLLGFRPGSRTRFLHDAALPLAADVVLVDEASMIDLALLAKLIDAVPPGAKLILVGDKHQLASVEAGAILGDICDAGGREGGDRSPAFAELLAREAGISASVAAAAPPIADCLVELVHSHRFDDGRGIGGFASAVKRGRVDAALEVLRAGTDELSLVAVDDPARLPGVLRQLVVAGYDDYLRAREPEARLAALTRFRLLCAHRRGAFGVERINPLIERLLAQSGRLAIDGPWYDGRPIMITANDYQLQLWNGDVGVVAADRSGHLRAYFPTEDGLRALPPSRLPAAETVFAMTVHKSQGSEFDEVALLLPGSGSALVTRELLYTGVTRARSRVVVLGTPQVVAEAIGRRVERASGLRDALWRDR, from the coding sequence ATGACCGACGTGCTCGCAAAGCTCGCCGCAGCCGGCGTGTTCGCACCGCTCGACGTCGCCCTGGCGCGCACGCTCGGTGCGCTCGCACCCGGCAGCCCCCCCGCGGTGCTGCTCGGTGCCGCGTTCGCCTCGCGTGCGGTCGCGGCCGGACACGTGTGCGCCGATCTGCGGCGCGTGCTCGCGCGACCGCTGCAGGACGCCGATGGCGAGCCCATCGACGGCGTGCGACTGCCGACGCAGTTCGAGTGGGTGATGGCGCTCGGCGAGGCCACCAACGCGCCCGGCAGCCTCATCGGTGACGGGCGCACGCACACGCCGCTGGTGTTCGACGGCGAGGCAAGGCTCTACCTGCGCCGCTACTTCGCGTACCAGAGCCTGGTCGCCGACGCGCTGCGACGCCGGGCCGCGCACACGCAGGTGCCGAGTCAGCCGCTCGCACCGCTGCTCGCGCGACTGTTCGCCGAGCGGCCCGACTTCCGCCCCGACGGGCGCCAGCGCGAGGCCGCCGCGGTTGCGGCGCTGCGCGACTTCATGGTCCTGAGCGGCGGGCCGGGCACCGGCAAGACCACCACCTTGGTGCGCATGCTCGCGGCGTTGCAGACCCTTGCGCTGCGCGGCGGGGGCTCGCCGCTGCGCATGGCCCTGGCGGCGCCGACCGGCAAGGCCGCGGCCCGCATGATCGAGACCATCACCGCCCAGCTCGCGCAGCTCGACTGCGACGACGACGTGCGCGCCGCGATGCCGCGCACTGCGACGACGATCCATCGCCTGCTCGGCTTCCGACCCGGCTCGCGCACACGCTTCCTCCACGACGCTGCCCTGCCGCTGGCGGCGGACGTCGTGCTGGTCGACGAGGCGTCGATGATCGATTTGGCGTTGCTCGCCAAGCTGATCGACGCGGTGCCGCCCGGCGCCAAGCTCATCCTCGTCGGCGACAAGCACCAGCTCGCCAGCGTCGAGGCCGGTGCGATCCTCGGCGACATCTGCGATGCCGGCGGCCGCGAGGGTGGCGACCGCTCGCCAGCGTTTGCCGAGTTGCTCGCGCGCGAGGCCGGCATCTCTGCTTCGGTCGCCGCCGCCGCGCCACCGATCGCCGATTGCTTGGTCGAGCTCGTGCACAGCCATCGATTCGACGACGGACGCGGCATCGGCGGCTTCGCGTCGGCGGTCAAACGTGGCCGCGTCGACGCGGCGCTCGAGGTCTTGCGCGCCGGCACCGACGAGCTGTCGCTGGTCGCCGTCGACGACCCGGCGCGCCTGCCCGGCGTGCTGCGGCAGCTCGTGGTGGCGGGCTACGACGACTACCTGCGCGCGCGCGAACCCGAGGCGCGGCTCGCCGCGCTGACGCGCTTCCGGCTGTTGTGCGCCCACCGCCGCGGGGCGTTCGGCGTCGAGCGCATCAATCCGTTGATCGAGCGCTTGCTGGCGCAGTCGGGCCGACTCGCGATCGACGGCCCCTGGTACGACGGTCGACCGATCATGATCACTGCGAACGACTACCAGCTGCAGCTGTGGAACGGCGACGTCGGCGTGGTCGCGGCGGATCGCAGCGGCCACCTGCGCGCGTACTTCCCCACCGAGGACGGCCTGCGCGCGCTGCCGCCGTCGCGGCTGCCCGCAGCCGAGACCGTCTTCGCGATGACGGTGCACAAGAGTCAGGGTTCCGAGTTCGACGAGGTCGCGCTGCTGCTGCCGGGCTCGGGCTCGGCGCTGGTGACCCGCGAGCTGCTCTACACCGGGGTCACGCGCGCGCGCAGCCGCGTGGTCGTGCTGGGCACGCCGCAGGTCGTCGCCGAGGCGATCGGCCGCCGCGTCGAGCGGGCCTCGGGCCTGCGCGACGCGCTGTGGCGCGACCGCTGA
- the recB gene encoding exodeoxyribonuclease V subunit beta — MTDALDPLTLPLSGTSLIEASAGTGKTHAIATLFLRLLLERELAVDEILVVTFTEAAAAELRDRIRARLRSALAELAAPGEADADVQRLLAQRRAAGHDDRARLTAALRAFDLASISTIHGFCQGVLQRQAFETGVALSTELLVDDRAVVETVVRDYWARALYDADPRFAAAVQDAGLYPPKLMRLARQVAAHPDLELFPATSPPSNPPAPDEYVAAYREARAIWTRESAQVQELLRSSANLLKSFDIAQLPARAKLMDAFLRDPNPGAQLQLELLDAFCSGSLLEKTRAAARRAGLTPKHAFFDACQLLRDASAPLRRHQVAKLVDFKLQLAAYVRRELPKRKRAAAVQAFDDLLLQLDAALRGRGGKQLAERIRARFRAALIDEFQDTDPLQYRIFKTVFGHRGGSLLLIGDPKQAIYAFRGADVYAYLDAARSIGGRRVTMRHNWRSDPPLLAAIARLFDVERPFALDEIEMPEILPRPGAHARLLQDGRTMPAMTIDLLRRDGADLQRNAAKREWADQVIPSHVGDAIASLLSSGATLDDGVASRPIHAGDIAVLTRKNAQALSVQKALRERGIPSVVYGDSTVFESDEATELARVLASIAEPSHAAALRSALATELLGSSADELVDIDRDEALWERWVELFRDLHELWTGRGFVQMFRALLARTGAPARLLARSGGERSMTNLLHTAELLHAAASEQHLGPAGVLRWFDEQRNAGNNSVEAFKLRLERDDRAVQLITVHSSKGLEYPIVYCPFAWEAEDLFGEEKEDTIYHDPEHELGAVLDVRPSKDPDKKTALELAGRERTAEALRLLYVAVTRARHRCVLTWVPGTRTARSPLSQLLFSPPAPAAQVAPSVIQSRVENSSDDELIAAFVARGGGAWSVEASAAVPTTGPAVASAAAPEPDTSGLRAQLPRASIDRLWRTSSFSHMASAQAIAAPLFVELAQRPRGVGTIALTARSEQADFADARAHDEALSRTATWSSDDELDRALAPAAPTVTLAGFPRGVRAGNFFHDVLEHLDFAADAPTTDALVQGRLREHGFVDDGAWAEVVVAGLQQVVATPLLGPGSFALRDVPRTQRLDELEFLLPVADADSSLGRRALAAVFRDHPEGLPPGYAERVAALGFSPLRGFLKGFIDLVFEHDGRWYVLDYKTNHLGDHADDYDTARLATVMADDHYVLQYHLYTLALVRMLAQRQPGFDYERDFGGVMYLFLRGMAPGQDTGIWRERPPAARIAALSNLLQRPGAA; from the coding sequence ATGACCGACGCCCTCGATCCGCTCACGCTGCCGTTGTCGGGCACCAGCCTCATCGAGGCCAGTGCCGGCACCGGCAAGACCCACGCGATCGCGACGCTGTTCCTGCGGCTGCTGCTCGAGCGCGAGCTCGCGGTCGACGAGATCCTCGTGGTCACGTTCACCGAGGCCGCCGCCGCCGAGCTCCGCGACCGCATCCGTGCGCGCCTGCGCTCGGCGCTGGCCGAGCTGGCGGCGCCGGGCGAGGCCGACGCCGACGTGCAGCGCCTGTTGGCGCAGCGTCGCGCCGCTGGACACGACGACCGCGCGCGCCTGACCGCGGCCCTGCGGGCGTTCGACCTCGCGAGCATCTCGACGATCCACGGCTTCTGCCAGGGCGTGCTACAGCGGCAGGCGTTCGAGACCGGCGTCGCGCTGTCGACCGAGCTGTTGGTCGACGACCGCGCGGTCGTCGAGACGGTGGTGCGCGACTACTGGGCGCGCGCGCTGTACGATGCCGACCCTCGCTTTGCCGCCGCGGTGCAGGACGCCGGGCTGTATCCGCCCAAGCTCATGCGGCTGGCGCGACAGGTCGCGGCCCACCCCGATCTCGAGCTGTTCCCCGCCACCAGCCCTCCGTCCAATCCGCCGGCACCCGACGAGTACGTCGCGGCCTATCGCGAGGCGCGGGCCATCTGGACCCGGGAGTCCGCGCAGGTGCAGGAGCTGCTGCGCAGCAGCGCCAACCTGCTCAAGAGCTTCGACATCGCGCAGCTGCCCGCGCGCGCCAAGCTCATGGACGCCTTCTTGCGCGACCCGAACCCCGGCGCGCAGCTCCAACTCGAGCTGCTCGACGCCTTCTGCAGCGGCTCGCTGCTCGAGAAGACCCGTGCGGCGGCACGGCGTGCCGGGCTCACGCCCAAGCACGCCTTCTTCGACGCCTGTCAGCTGCTGCGCGACGCGAGCGCCCCGCTGCGGCGGCACCAGGTCGCGAAGCTGGTCGACTTCAAGCTGCAGCTGGCCGCCTACGTGCGACGCGAGCTGCCCAAGCGCAAGCGCGCCGCGGCGGTGCAGGCGTTCGACGATCTCCTGCTGCAACTCGACGCCGCCCTGCGCGGCCGCGGTGGCAAACAGCTCGCCGAGCGCATCCGGGCCCGCTTTCGCGCCGCGCTGATCGACGAGTTCCAGGACACCGATCCGCTGCAGTACCGCATCTTCAAGACCGTGTTCGGCCACCGCGGCGGCTCGCTGCTGCTGATCGGCGATCCCAAGCAGGCCATCTACGCGTTCCGCGGCGCCGACGTCTACGCGTATCTCGACGCCGCGCGCAGCATCGGTGGACGACGCGTGACGATGCGGCACAACTGGCGCTCGGATCCACCGCTGCTGGCTGCGATCGCGCGATTGTTCGACGTCGAGCGCCCGTTCGCGCTCGACGAGATCGAGATGCCCGAGATCCTGCCCCGCCCCGGCGCCCACGCGCGGCTGCTGCAGGACGGCCGAACGATGCCGGCCATGACGATCGACCTGCTGCGGCGCGACGGCGCCGACCTGCAACGCAACGCCGCCAAGCGCGAGTGGGCCGACCAGGTGATCCCCAGCCACGTGGGCGACGCAATCGCGAGCTTGCTGAGCAGCGGCGCGACGCTCGACGACGGCGTCGCCAGCCGGCCGATCCACGCCGGCGACATCGCCGTGCTCACCCGCAAGAACGCGCAGGCACTCTCGGTGCAGAAGGCACTGCGCGAGCGCGGTATCCCGAGCGTGGTATACGGCGATTCGACGGTGTTCGAGAGCGACGAGGCCACCGAGCTCGCGCGAGTGCTGGCCTCGATCGCGGAGCCCAGCCACGCCGCGGCGCTGCGCAGTGCGCTCGCGACCGAGCTGCTGGGCAGCAGCGCCGACGAGCTGGTCGACATCGATCGCGACGAGGCGCTGTGGGAGCGGTGGGTCGAGCTCTTCCGCGACCTGCACGAGCTCTGGACCGGCCGCGGCTTCGTGCAGATGTTCCGCGCGCTGCTGGCCCGGACCGGCGCGCCCGCCCGCCTGCTGGCGCGCAGCGGCGGCGAGCGCAGCATGACGAACCTGCTGCACACCGCCGAGCTGCTGCACGCGGCCGCCAGCGAGCAGCACCTCGGCCCCGCCGGTGTGCTGCGGTGGTTCGACGAGCAGCGCAACGCCGGCAACAACAGCGTCGAGGCCTTCAAGCTTCGACTCGAGCGCGACGACCGGGCCGTACAGCTCATCACCGTGCACAGCAGCAAGGGCCTCGAGTACCCCATCGTGTACTGCCCGTTCGCGTGGGAGGCCGAGGACCTCTTCGGTGAAGAGAAAGAGGACACCATCTATCATGATCCCGAGCACGAGCTCGGCGCCGTGCTCGACGTGCGCCCCAGCAAGGACCCCGACAAGAAGACCGCGCTGGAGCTGGCCGGGCGTGAGCGCACCGCAGAGGCGCTACGTCTGCTCTACGTGGCGGTGACACGCGCGCGTCATCGCTGCGTGCTCACCTGGGTGCCGGGCACGCGCACGGCCCGCTCCCCGCTCTCGCAGCTGTTGTTTTCACCGCCGGCACCCGCCGCCCAGGTGGCGCCGAGCGTGATCCAGTCTCGCGTGGAGAACAGCAGCGACGACGAGCTCATCGCTGCGTTCGTGGCCCGTGGCGGCGGCGCCTGGTCGGTCGAAGCCAGCGCAGCCGTCCCCACCACCGGCCCAGCGGTTGCGAGCGCAGCGGCGCCAGAGCCCGACACGTCGGGACTGCGGGCCCAGCTGCCGCGCGCGAGCATCGACCGCCTGTGGCGCACCTCGAGTTTTTCGCACATGGCCTCGGCGCAGGCGATCGCCGCCCCATTGTTCGTCGAGCTCGCCCAGCGGCCGCGGGGTGTCGGCACGATCGCGCTCACGGCCCGCAGCGAGCAGGCCGACTTCGCCGATGCGCGCGCCCACGATGAAGCGCTGTCGCGCACCGCGACGTGGTCGAGCGATGACGAACTCGATCGCGCGCTGGCACCGGCGGCGCCCACCGTCACGCTGGCAGGCTTCCCCCGCGGCGTGCGGGCCGGCAACTTCTTCCACGACGTGCTCGAGCACCTCGACTTCGCCGCCGACGCGCCGACCACGGACGCATTGGTGCAGGGCCGGCTGCGCGAGCACGGCTTCGTCGACGACGGCGCGTGGGCCGAGGTCGTGGTCGCGGGCCTGCAGCAGGTGGTCGCGACCCCGCTGCTGGGGCCGGGGTCGTTCGCGCTGCGCGACGTGCCGCGGACGCAGCGGCTCGACGAGCTCGAGTTCCTGCTGCCGGTCGCCGACGCCGACAGCTCGCTGGGCCGCCGGGCACTGGCCGCGGTGTTCCGCGACCACCCCGAGGGTCTGCCGCCCGGCTATGCCGAGCGCGTCGCCGCGCTGGGCTTCTCGCCGCTGCGCGGCTTCCTGAAGGGCTTCATCGATCTCGTGTTCGAACACGACGGTCGCTGGTACGTGCTCGACTACAAGACCAATCACCTCGGCGATCACGCGGACGACTACGACACCGCACGCCTGGCCACGGTGATGGCCGACGATCACTACGTGCTGCAGTACCACCTCTACACGCTCGCGCTGGTGCGCATGCTCGCGCAGCGCCAGCCCGGCTTCGACTACGAGCGCGACTTCGGTGGCGTGATGTACCTGTTCCTGCGCGGCATGGCCCCGGGGCAAGACACCGGCATCTGGCGCGAGCGGCCGCCGGCGGCCCGCATCGCCGCGCTGTCGAACCTGCTGCAGCGCCCGGGGGCGGCATGA